The Ziziphus jujuba cultivar Dongzao chromosome 12, ASM3175591v1 sequence TTAAACTCTTCCATTCCTTGTCCCGAATGTTTTGATAACCTTTTCACAGCTATTTCCCGGCCATTCACTAGTTGACCCTGAAATCATACACCagttatatctatatctatatatatatatatggggcaTGAAATCCCCTCTTTGCCAAGCTCTCTTAATCTGGcattataatttaatcaaaCTGTTTCAGTTCTAATCACGCAGAGTTTGTCCTTTTAAATTTGGtactaaatattaatcaaagagCACTAAATTTGGTACTAGATTTTGTTGCCGATTGATCGTAGAGGAGAGCTAGCTGGATTTTGTTGCGGGCAGAAACAAAGGACAAAAAACATAAGGCTTAAATTGCAACAGTAATTAAACCAAAACTTTTTTAAAGAgagtattaattatcatatagaaTTCAAGAAGCTAGCAAATCCAACTTTGGGGTTCGAGAATCTATGATAGCACTGAATTTGAAGAGAATTTTACTTGAGAATTGATCCAATTTGAAGGTGAATAAAActagattcaaaatataaatccaaatgTCCAATCCTTGTGAAGATAAAAAATTAGGGATGTATCGTTGTTCTCTGTTCTCTGTTTTTGGTTTGTGtcctttttggcttttattttttcttagtgTTTGCAAAGCCACACCAATGATGCCTAATGACTAGACAATAGTGCACACAATTAATTCATTCCCATTGTTTTTCCATGCTCAAGTTCcaatatattggattttttttccaataaaagtCACATTACAGAACAGTGCTATAATAACTATTACACGCTATGAGACCTTTGCTTTTAGTAGCTAAGGACTTGTATCTAGCTATTTGGACTTTCAAGTAGACGTGGCCAGTTAGTTTAGACTAAGCCATTTGCCAAAAAATCCCACTTTTTTTGACAGTGAggaattaataattacatactTGCTGGGAAGGGTATAATCCCCCAAAGTTCCAATAGAGCAATACTAAATTGGTGGTTTTAAATAGTAGCTATTGTTGAAGGAAGTGTTCAATAAGttattgaaaactattttgacaaaaaacttataaagtccatccaatataaaaaattaataaagtccatcaaatataaaaaattaatcttataCAATGTGGATCTCAAACAATAAGGATGAGTTTCAAGAAAATGATATCCAATAATCAAGatgttaaaaattggagctgCTGCAAGCTGATTAGCTATATGGTCCGCATCAAGAtgtattatgtttattttgataCGTAAACTTAAAATAGACCATAAAGAAATCAACTTAATTAGTCTGAAATTAAAGTAACCTTATGCATTATTTGGTTGgctcaaaaaaatacaaagtgttgaatttttaaacattatTGTAATTTGGTCAACTATGATAAGACAATATTAGATGGAATTTTTAAACATTATTGTAATTTGGTCAACTATGATAAGACAATATGAGATGGAATTTGGTCAACTATGATGAAAGACACATTTACTTGTAAAAAACTGCCGTCTTTAACTATTTTGATAACAAGTACATTAAATCTAATAAAGATGCAACCttctactaaattacaaatcaaTGACAAAAAACATGcgtatagaaatattaaatgtaCTAGACAATACGAAAGGGAAACTCTAATGCCAATGGGGATGTGGACCCATAAATTATTAGAATTTCTCAACCTTGAAAAGAATTTCGGTTTGTGAAAGTTGGTTTTATCTACATCCCCTCATCTGTTTGCtttgtattgtttatttattttgatgaattatatatttattttttaatttatgagtTGTGGGTATAATTTAAACTGTAACCCGTACAATATAGATGGATTCCAAACCAAAGCCCTCACTTTCATTCATTTATGTATTCGCAAACATGAATCCagctttttgcattttttttttctataccaCCAATGATATAATTAATATCATCTTaattaaaaatagtaataaataaataaaataaacaaaataaataataataataatggcagCCAAAATATGGTGAGATTTTATTACTAATGGGACAAAAGTGAGAGTTGGTGATATCGGTATGAAATTGTCAAATAAAAGATCTCAGAAGATATCTACGGACCCAGTTGAGAACTGATAGTAATTGCCTTAAACGTCATCAGTTTGAAATTGTCATTTTATGTTGTATTTGGTAATTACACAAGTGCCATCTAGTTTGGGAATTACCACTTGTCAATTTGCCTTGCTGACAAATCAGCTGGGTCGCTTTTCCTTTTGTTACATCTATGACTTCCCCTTAAGCAAGCTTAATATATAATACGAATCAACGACAACTTTTCTCATATGCaaatattttcaacaaaaaaggCTCAAAACTCAAATCAGTAATAAAGATTATGAAGTTTGCAGTACAAGGTACGATTCACTATACGATACTGTTTCAACTCCTCCTTTTCGGACTTTGTAATTGCTTAGATACAATATCCATAAATACCCGCCCAGTTAGAGATACAGACAATGATATTTTAGTCTCCAGCGGTGGAACCTTTGCACTTGGATTTTTCAGACCTGGCAAATCAAATTACAGCTATGTTGGAATTTGGTACCACAAAATTCCAGAGCAAACTGTTGTGTGGGTTGCTAACAGAAACAATCCAATAAAGGATTCCTCTGGTTTTCTCTCCATCGATACTACGAATGGAAACCTCGTACTCTACCAAAACAGGACTAATCAAACAGCCGAGGTTGTCTGGTCCACAAATGATTCTTCTTCAGCATGTTCACCAGCAAGTGACTGTGCAGCTCAGCTACTGGATTCAGGCAACCTTGTTTTGCTCCATAACATCACGAAACAGGTTATATGGCAGAGTTTTGACCACCCAACGGACACAGCGCTTCCAAACATGAAATTTGGGATAGATCGAAGAACTGGACTGAATAGGTTCCTGACATCCTGGAAGTCTGAAGATGATCCAGGATCAGGAAATTACACTTATAGGATTGACCCAAGTGGGTCCCCTCAGCTGTTCGTGTACAAAGGTCAGATTCCATGGTGGAGAGCTGGTCACTGGAATGGGATGAGATGGAGTGGTGTACCTGCCATGGCTGGTAAACGCCTTTTCAGTGCGACTTTTGTTAACGACAACACTGAAATCAGTTATATGTGGGTTGTGCTCAATCACTCAATCTTGTCAAGAGTTGTTCTATTTGAGTCTGGAATTTTTGAACGCTTTACTTGGTGGTACGATCAAGTTGAGCAAGGATGGAATGGAGTGTGGTCGGCGCCCGCAGACCGCTGTGACCAATATGGTCAATGTGGTGCATTTGGTCTTTGTGACACTAGCAATTCGGAACAGTTTGAGTGCACTTGTTTGCCAGGATTTGAACCCAAGTCTGCTACTGAATGGTACATGAGAGATGCAAAACATGGCTGTGTAAGGAAACCCGGTACGTTGATTTGCAGTGAAGGTGATGGGTTTGTGAATGTGGCAAATGTCAAAGTTCCTGATACTTCTAATGTTAAAGTGATGAGTGGCGGTTTGACCTTGAAAGCATGTGAAAAGGAGTGCTTGAGGAACTGCAATTGCGCGGCTTATGCCAGTGCCAATATTAGTGGAGGAGGGAGTGGATGCATACTATGGCATGGGAATTTGACTGATACCAGAAAGTTCACAGTTGTTGGTGGTCAAGATTTATACGTTCGTGTTGATGAGCGTGAGTTAGGTACTTTCTCTTTAAGTTGAGCATGTTAACCGTGAAATTTTCTTTCCCCTGTATTCACTTTGAATTCTTAACTAATTGTCTAAGTtccctatattttttttttgtttttttgtttttttttgtgtttttgtttttgtttttggggtttCAGCCCAGTATGCCAAGAAACAAAAAGGTATGCTTGTTAGCAAGAGGACTCTTATCATTTTGGTAGTCTCTGGTGTCTTAATTTTGTTCGGCATCATTTTCTTTGCATACTGGTTACTACAGAGGAAAAGACGAGGTATGTCAAATTTATTCTTACATGTCTTCTACTAAAATTGCAAACATTTCTGTTTGTTGTCTCTAATTAATACGACAATTGAACAATAGGTCAAAAGTCATTATGTCCTAAACAACATTTAATTCTCTTACCCTTTTATGTTGGAAGATTATGTGTTTTATTTGCTAAATGGCTTACGGTTTAGCTGGTGGAATTACTACTGTGTCATAAGGTAAATTCAAGGTTTCAGTTTACAAGTAAAAAGGAAAGACAGAGACATATAACCcgcatatatatgcatattgatTTAATCTTTTGCTTCACTACTATCCCTTGTTCTGAAAAGGAGCTGCAAACATATTCTGTTTTTGTGTCAAGGACATCGTAAACTGTTCCCTGATGCTAACGTTACTTCTGAAGAATCCTCCGAGGAGGAGAAGCTTGGCCAGAGTAAAAGACATCCGGATTTACCATTTTTTGGTCTTAAAACCTTAATTACTGCCacaaacaatttctctgctGCAAATAAGCTTGGACGAGGTGGATTTGGTTCTGTCTATAAGGTAATTAACTATAAATCATTGAGAAATGTATGCTCTTTGATTAATGCTCAGCACTATTTTTATAAGTACAAGGAAAAATGTGTTGGACTAGAACTGAACCAATTTGATTAAATCATGACAGAGGAAGAGATCTAGGGAGATGGGATTTCaagaacataaatatataaaactgaTGTGTGATTTCAGGGTCAACTAGGTGATGGAAAGGAGATAGCCGTGAAAAGATTGTCACAACATTCAAGACAAGGAATGGAAGAGTTTAAGAATGAAGTCATGGTGATAGCAAAACTACAGCACAGAAATCTTGTAAGGCTTTTGGGTTGTTGCATCCATaaggaagagaagatgttaataTATGAATACATGCCAAACAAAAGCTTGGACTACTTCATATTTGGTAACCATCAGTTTACCGAAGTTGAGCATAGGGAAATCATGGATATTATCATTCTCATCATGCATGTACATCTTTAACTGAACATTCACTAGGCTGAAGTTTTGGTGCTATATGTTTTAGATGAAGCAAGAAGGTTGCATTTGGACTGGACAAAGAGgttctaaattattattggaATTGCTCGTGGGATCTTGTATCTTCACCAAGATTCAAGACTGAAAATCATCCACAGGGATCTAAAAGCTAGCAATGTTCTACTAGATGCTTCaatgaatccaaaaatttcagATTTTGGAATGGCTAGGATGTTTGGAGATGACCAAATTCA is a genomic window containing:
- the LOC125418749 gene encoding G-type lectin S-receptor-like serine/threonine-protein kinase At1g11410 isoform X2, which codes for MKFAVQGTIHYTILFQLLLFGLCNCLDTISINTRPVRDTDNDILVSSGGTFALGFFRPGKSNYSYVGIWYHKIPEQTVVWVANRNNPIKDSSGFLSIDTTNGNLVLYQNRTNQTAEVVWSTNDSSSACSPASDCAAQLLDSGNLVLLHNITKQVIWQSFDHPTDTALPNMKFGIDRRTGLNRFLTSWKSEDDPGSGNYTYRIDPSGSPQLFVYKGQIPWWRAGHWNGMRWSGVPAMAGKRLFSATFVNDNTEISYMWVVLNHSILSRVVLFESGIFERFTWWYDQVEQGWNGVWSAPADRCDQYGQCGAFGLCDTSNSEQFECTCLPGFEPKSATEWYMRDAKHGCVRKPGTLICSEGDGFVNVANVKVPDTSNVKVMSGGLTLKACEKECLRNCNCAAYASANISGGGSGCILWHGNLTDTRKFTVVGGQDLYVRVDERELAQYAKKQKGMLVSKRTLIILVVSGVLILFGIIFFAYWLLQRKRRGHRKLFPDANVTSEESSEEEKLGQSKRHPDLPFFGLKTLITATNNFSAANKLGRGGFGSVYKGQLGDGKEIAVKRLSQHSRQGMEEFKNEVMVIAKLQHRNLMKQEGCIWTGQRGSKLLLELLVGSCIFTKIQD
- the LOC125418749 gene encoding G-type lectin S-receptor-like serine/threonine-protein kinase At1g11410 isoform X1, which codes for MKFAVQGTIHYTILFQLLLFGLCNCLDTISINTRPVRDTDNDILVSSGGTFALGFFRPGKSNYSYVGIWYHKIPEQTVVWVANRNNPIKDSSGFLSIDTTNGNLVLYQNRTNQTAEVVWSTNDSSSACSPASDCAAQLLDSGNLVLLHNITKQVIWQSFDHPTDTALPNMKFGIDRRTGLNRFLTSWKSEDDPGSGNYTYRIDPSGSPQLFVYKGQIPWWRAGHWNGMRWSGVPAMAGKRLFSATFVNDNTEISYMWVVLNHSILSRVVLFESGIFERFTWWYDQVEQGWNGVWSAPADRCDQYGQCGAFGLCDTSNSEQFECTCLPGFEPKSATEWYMRDAKHGCVRKPGTLICSEGDGFVNVANVKVPDTSNVKVMSGGLTLKACEKECLRNCNCAAYASANISGGGSGCILWHGNLTDTRKFTVVGGQDLYVRVDERELAQYAKKQKGMLVSKRTLIILVVSGVLILFGIIFFAYWLLQRKRRGHRKLFPDANVTSEESSEEEKLGQSKRHPDLPFFGLKTLITATNNFSAANKLGRGGFGSVYKGQLGDGKEIAVKRLSQHSRQGMEEFKNEVMVIAKLQHRNLVRLLGCCIHKEEKMLIYEYMPNKSLDYFIFDEARRLHLDWTKRF